The nucleotide window ATTTTTGACCGATAATGGTTCAGGGCGGCATTGTTGGTCATGATCATATCAAGCTGCCGGGTATGCAGGGTAAGGTATCCCAGAATTTCAAGGCGTTTTTGCATGTAATTCATTTCATGGCCTTCCATGCGGGCAATCAGGTTGTCTTCCCTTATATCTACCCTGAACCCCTGTTCTTGAAGTATTTCCCCGATAAAATGTACCCGTTTGAGCCGTCGCTGATAGTCGGCCGCGCCCCCCTTGAACTGGAAACTGATGTAATTTTCGATGGAGCGCTCACTGACCAGGGCTTCCAGAATGGAAAAGTGATAACCCAGCCTGGAACTTAAGCTGCAATAATTTTTGGAGATCATAAAATAGTTGCGGGCGGCATAGGTTGAGCGCAGACCAGGAGTTAAATTTTTATTTGCAGTTGACTGAAATATGACCGACACGAGCCCCTTGCCGTCAATTGCCGGCGGACCGTCCCAGGGAACCGCACTGAACCCGTCCCAGAACGCCAGCATGGGAATAGAGACGATATTTTCCAGTTTGACATATTTGCCGTCTACCTCTTCTTTAAAGCCGTCGTCCAGATTCAAGATCCACCACTGCATCGGCACTTTATAAAAAAGTTGTTTGCTCGATTTTTCGGAAAAGTGGTGCTCCTTGCCGAAATTGAACATCTCATGCACTGATTTTTCGTGGATAAACCTGGTAATATCATGGAAGGTTTTGCAGTTGGCCGGTCTAAAATCAGGAGAATCCGGATCAAGCAAGTTTAAGGGTATGACAAAGTTGCCCACCTGTTTTAAAATTTCATAAACCGGACTCCCTTGCATAAGGTTTTTCTTTATCCCGGATTTTACCAATAATGCCTCGATTTTCCCCTTGTATAGGGTTAAATTGTCGGCATCGACAGTTACCTGTTGACCCTGTTCTAATCGACTCACAATATCAGGCACCCCAAAGAGCGCAGGCACGCCGAACTCCCTGGCCACATTGGCAAGGTGCCCTGCAAAGCCGCCCTGCTCGGTCACAACCGCAGCGGATCGATTTAAGAGGGAGGCCCATCGGGGGAGTGCCTGCCGGGTAACCAAGACCGCCCCTTCAGGAAACCGCAGCATATCGATGCCTTTATCGGCCAGATAGACTTCTCCGCTGGCTGCGCCCGGACTTGCGGTGACTCCCCCGATGGCGATAACGGCCGTATGCTCTGCTGCGAAGACCGGTTCAGGAACATCTTCTCTTTGCTTCTCCATCTGCTGCAATGGCCGACATTGCAGGATATAGACCGATCCGTCCCTGGCAAGGGCCCATTCAATGTCCTGGGGCATTGCATAATATTGTTCAATCTTGACCGCAAGTTCTGCCAAATCAAGCGACTGCTGATGATCAATGGAAGCCAGATCCTTTTTATCTCCGGTCAATTCCATACGGCAAACACCTTCTTCAGGCAGGCAGACAAACTTTCTTTCTTTGGCTTTTACATCTTCATGAATGATTGCCATGGGTGATTTTCTTGAAACAATAATCAGATCGCAGGCATCACTGCCGTCAACAACCGACTTGGGCAACCCCCAGGCGGAGTTAATAAAAATAGAATCATCCCGCATATCAACGGGATTACGCGTGTAAATGACGCCGCCGGCAACGGCATCCACCATGGCCATGCATCCCACGCACATTAAAATATCTTCATCCTTAAATCCCTTGTTCAATCTATAAGCGATGGCCTGAAGGGCGTGTTTGCTTGCCAGAACCTCTTTATATGCCTGGAAAATACTGTCAAAACTTACGTTGAGTTCGCTCCGATACTGGCCTGCAAATGAGCTTCCCCGCGTATCTTCTCCCAGAGCACTGCTTCTTAAAGCCAACGTTAATTTGCCTTGTGTTTCTGATTCAAGTTTATTCCAAGCCTCGACGACAGCCTCGACCAGATCATCCGGCACCCTGGATCCGATGATAAGCTGCTGGATTTCTGAACTCAGGGTATACAGCCTTTCCAGATCGTCGCCTTCCACGGATTGAAAGCGCCGATCAATTTCCACCTGCAAATCGTTTTCTTTAATAAACCTTTCATAGGCTGCCGCCGTAATGATAAATCCGCCGGGGATCCTGATTCCAAGCCTGTTTTTGATTTCCCCTAAATGAGCCATCTTGCTTCCCACGGAATCGGTCATCTCCTTATTCACGGCTTCCAGGGGTATCACCAGCCTTTCATCTTGCATCGATTTCTTCTGCGAGAGGACACTATCAATCTTCTGCTGGATATCATTGAAGCGGGCATTGAGTTCAGCGTACTTGCCCCGGGCGAGGGTATCAATATTTTTTATCATACTAAAAACATTGACAGATACCGCCGTACAACTCGCTCTAACAAAAGACATACCAAAGGGCTGTCGGCCTCCAAGGGCCCGCTCCATATCGGCCATAATCTCGAGGGCTCTGTTATTGGCATTCAACAGGAGCTTAAAGCTGTGATAGCGCTCCCGAAAGGCAATGCGGAGTCTTTCGACATCCGCAGCCGTAAGTTTCGGCTTCTTAGTAAAAAACTTCTTTATACGATCAAGCAGTGTGCCCATTACTCCAAGGTTTCGCTGTATGCTGATATTGGATTTTCTATTTATTAGTTTTGGTCATTTTGTCATTGGATATTCGAATTTGTTTCGGATTTCGATATTCGATATTCGGATTTTGTCCGAATATGACTTTTCGTTCAGGCATTAATTAGGGCTAAAATATCTGAAAAAAAGGCTAAAAGCAAGGCAGGATGCGGTTTGCTTTCAGCCTTTTCAATTCATAATCGTCAATCGTCTATCCTTAGTGTTCCAGCTTCATGCCCCAGCCTTCAAACATAAACAGTATCGCAAAACCATACCAGAGGGTATAGACCACATAAAACGCCAGGGAAAAGAAGACCACCCCGGCACGATCTGATATTTTTTGGGCCTCGATCTGGTAGTAGTTGTAAGAAGTCTCCACCGCTTTCGTTACAACCGTCTCAACAACTTTGGCTGCTTGGAACTGTTTTTGACTTGTTAAATCCTTATCCAGGGCCTTGAGGGCCTGCCACCAGTTATACAGGACCTGTCTTTCGTTGTACCCGTATTTGGCAGCGACGGTCTGCCCGTCGTTGGCATACATGCTGTCGGCATCGGCAAGACAGCTTGCCAGGATTTTTTCCAAATCCCCCTCGATCTTCAACCGGGATCCGGACACATTGACCAGGGCATCGCCTTTCATAAACAAAACGGCTGTTTGCTGGGCCCGGCCCTCGTCCGCCATCTCGATGGTTGCACTGACAGACTTGCCGGCAAACGTGTCTGTTTCCTTTTTTACCTTTGGAATGTAATAGGCTGACCCCTTGGAAATGGAGTTATACAGGTCGTCTAAATATTCCAGGCCGTTCTGGCCGTTGAAGACCGGCGAAAATATCAC belongs to Candidatus Desulfatibia profunda and includes:
- a CDS encoding pyruvate, water dikinase, with the translated sequence MGTLLDRIKKFFTKKPKLTAADVERLRIAFRERYHSFKLLLNANNRALEIMADMERALGGRQPFGMSFVRASCTAVSVNVFSMIKNIDTLARGKYAELNARFNDIQQKIDSVLSQKKSMQDERLVIPLEAVNKEMTDSVGSKMAHLGEIKNRLGIRIPGGFIITAAAYERFIKENDLQVEIDRRFQSVEGDDLERLYTLSSEIQQLIIGSRVPDDLVEAVVEAWNKLESETQGKLTLALRSSALGEDTRGSSFAGQYRSELNVSFDSIFQAYKEVLASKHALQAIAYRLNKGFKDEDILMCVGCMAMVDAVAGGVIYTRNPVDMRDDSIFINSAWGLPKSVVDGSDACDLIIVSRKSPMAIIHEDVKAKERKFVCLPEEGVCRMELTGDKKDLASIDHQQSLDLAELAVKIEQYYAMPQDIEWALARDGSVYILQCRPLQQMEKQREDVPEPVFAAEHTAVIAIGGVTASPGAASGEVYLADKGIDMLRFPEGAVLVTRQALPRWASLLNRSAAVVTEQGGFAGHLANVAREFGVPALFGVPDIVSRLEQGQQVTVDADNLTLYKGKIEALLVKSGIKKNLMQGSPVYEILKQVGNFVIPLNLLDPDSPDFRPANCKTFHDITRFIHEKSVHEMFNFGKEHHFSEKSSKQLFYKVPMQWWILNLDDGFKEEVDGKYVKLENIVSIPMLAFWDGFSAVPWDGPPAIDGKGLVSVIFQSTANKNLTPGLRSTYAARNYFMISKNYCSLSSRLGYHFSILEALVSERSIENYISFQFKGGAADYQRRLKRVHFIGEILQEQGFRVDIREDNLIARMEGHEMNYMQKRLEILGYLTLHTRQLDMIMTNNAALNHYRSKIDKDIRNFFNSK